GAAGAGCCAATTTAAAGGCTCCTTTTTTGGCTTTTTTCACGAAAATATTCATCACAAGTCCATCACCCTCATTGGTATAAGTGTAATACACCTTCTCATATTGACGCATTCCAAATACTCGGTCTATTGCTTCATTAACGGTTTTTACATCATAATATCGCCCTTCCGTAAGCCCCATCTCCTTTTTGATAACCATAATTTCTACATCATCTGTAAGCGGACTTCCATTCTCTTCACTGAATGTAAATTTCGTAGTGGGTAACTTTACTTCTTCAATCATTTGATGCTCATATTTAATCCCTAGCTTCTTCTGAGCTTCTGCCAAGGCCACAAATTCAGGGAGATGCTTTCTGGCCTCAATTTCCCCTATTTTAATGATCTTTCTGAACTTGGCAAAATCTTTTGTTGTAATATCTCCCAAAGGGTCTACAAAGTCTACAAGAACGTTGGAGAGAGCCTTCTGGTGCTTAAAATCTTCCACAGAACGAATGGCATGCGTCTGGTAGATCATTTTCATGGGATTTTCGATCTCTTTTTTAGTAAAAAGCCTGAATCCGGTATATCCTCCAATCACAAAGTCTGCTCCCATCTGCCGGACTTCATTAGCCGGATAATTTCGATCCAAGCCACCATCTACTAATAACTTACCATCGATATAAACCGGAGCAAAAGCGGCAGGAATTGCTAAAGTAGAACGAATAGCTAACGGTAATGATCCTTTTTTCTGCATAATCAGTCCCCCGTTTTCAATGTCTGAAGAAGTAAGCTCAACGGGAATTCTTAATTTACTGAAATCATTGATATGCTTTGCGTTAAAAGTCAGGGTATTTAACACTTCTCCCATATATTGCCCCTCAATATAGGAACTAGGAAGCGTAGGAATTCCTTTTACTACCGGAAACTCCAGAATATACTTATCATACTCATCTTTTTCACTGATATTAACTTTGCTATAAGGAACTTTGTTGCTTAGAATTCTATTCCAATCTACTTTATAGATCGTTTTCTTCAGTTCGTCAGCATTATACCCCATAGCATACAAGCCTCCCAAAATACCTCCCATACTGGTTCCTGTAATATAATCCACTTTAATACCAAGAGAGTCTATCATTTTCAAAATACCAATATGGGCAAATCCTTTTGCTCCACCACCACTCAATGCTAAACCGAATTTCGTATCCTTGGTTACATTTTGTAATCTGGCATTCAGTGAATCGTTAATTTG
This is a stretch of genomic DNA from Chryseobacterium tructae. It encodes these proteins:
- a CDS encoding patatin-like phospholipase family protein; the encoded protein is MKKLLILGTVIFSLFLKSQQINDSLNARLQNVTKDTKFGLALSGGGAKGFAHIGILKMIDSLGIKVDYITGTSMGGILGGLYAMGYNADELKKTIYKVDWNRILSNKVPYSKVNISEKDEYDKYILEFPVVKGIPTLPSSYIEGQYMGEVLNTLTFNAKHINDFSKLRIPVELTSSDIENGGLIMQKKGSLPLAIRSTLAIPAAFAPVYIDGKLLVDGGLDRNYPANEVRQMGADFVIGGYTGFRLFTKKEIENPMKMIYQTHAIRSVEDFKHQKALSNVLVDFVDPLGDITTKDFAKFRKIIKIGEIEARKHLPEFVALAEAQKKLGIKYEHQMIEEVKLPTTKFTFSEENGSPLTDDVEIMVIKKEMGLTEGRYYDVKTVNEAIDRVFGMRQYEKVYYTYTNEGDGLVMNIFVKKAKKGAFKLALHYDTEQSVGIIVNYTYRNILANRSRFLATIDISERFKARLAYQRFLGSGDHWWIDLEAKMVHLKSNDLLFRILGYDDDYTTKFPNHMYRNITGKVALNYNVTPNAFISIGTEFSTERMYSLLDKVDQAKSDNYSKKLYNHSNFNAFLKFEQNNLNKRYFSTRGNHLQISARMYFGDEYKLYDLQAVQPQLYPILNPGTPGYFLPKNLVSFTLNENYAYPITRRLAAKVNLFLGTSFGSYRDDTVPYFFLNQKYNLGGSEYNYDLMNPEFNGLRQKELPMNSVAKAGISLQYRIMKRLYLTPSFSYGKVSEELSPFNDSFEMFGYGLNLGYESLIGPINLNVSRNNQLDFSRIYFSIGFKF